From a region of the Fischerella sp. JS2 genome:
- a CDS encoding RuBisCO accumulation factor 1 — protein sequence MTDQPPNAQNLNNNDHNDITQELLIKLRQKQGYWVEWGQACAYLQKAGYSPQAIFEATGFEPIQQNQVIVGAQVYNSIEKVGASQDVISHYQQRGSDILYELRLLTQEERAAAATLTFQHKIDADEAREIARAIKDFSRFRNPPEGFSQHPGDAVAYQCWKLARQNSDFQTRSRLIAKGLKFAHTQTARQKIEQLLTDFTVVPKKPAPTLPYYRPQSAEETPRLVPVVGELPLAPKDLQAVPLVEEMEPFRIVKFAGEQAWVPLPGWQTILGAEDPVVILCNSDRLPSQTKSNPEPVMVVIDRAQREWNSGSYFVVDNSGELDFQWFETAPEVPLLGRVIVIVLPKKILDEELTKDSWQIDE from the coding sequence ATGACTGATCAACCACCCAACGCTCAAAATCTCAACAATAACGATCACAATGACATCACTCAAGAATTGCTAATCAAACTGCGACAAAAACAAGGTTACTGGGTGGAATGGGGACAAGCTTGCGCTTATCTACAAAAAGCAGGTTACAGTCCCCAAGCGATTTTTGAAGCTACAGGCTTTGAGCCCATACAACAGAATCAGGTGATTGTCGGCGCACAAGTTTACAACTCTATAGAAAAAGTAGGAGCATCACAAGATGTGATCTCTCATTATCAACAGCGTGGCAGTGATATCTTGTACGAGTTACGCTTGCTGACTCAAGAAGAACGAGCCGCCGCCGCTACGCTTACCTTTCAACACAAAATTGATGCTGACGAAGCACGGGAAATTGCCAGAGCAATCAAAGATTTCTCTCGTTTTCGTAATCCTCCAGAGGGCTTTTCTCAGCATCCCGGAGATGCGGTTGCTTATCAATGTTGGAAACTTGCCCGTCAGAATTCAGATTTTCAAACGCGATCACGTTTAATTGCCAAAGGCTTAAAGTTTGCCCATACGCAAACTGCTAGGCAGAAAATAGAACAGTTACTTACAGATTTTACAGTCGTACCCAAAAAACCAGCACCTACTCTACCCTATTACAGACCACAATCAGCCGAAGAAACACCGCGTCTAGTACCAGTAGTGGGTGAGTTACCATTAGCACCAAAAGACCTACAAGCAGTTCCCCTGGTAGAAGAAATGGAGCCTTTCCGCATCGTTAAATTTGCTGGAGAACAAGCTTGGGTTCCCTTACCAGGTTGGCAAACAATATTGGGTGCAGAAGATCCTGTGGTGATTTTATGCAATAGCGATCGCCTACCCAGCCAAACAAAAAGTAACCCAGAACCAGTTATGGTAGTTATTGATCGCGCCCAACGAGAATGGAACTCAGGTAGTTACTTTGTAGTAGATAACTCTGGAGAATTAGATTTTCAATGGTTTGAAACTGCACCGGAAGTACCTTTGTTAGGACGAGTAATTGTCATTGTTCTACCAAAGAAGATTTTGGATGAGGAATTGACAAAAGATTCTTGGCAGATAGATGAGTAG
- a CDS encoding DUF2087 domain-containing protein: protein MNNNKLENWEEKVLNNYLDGTQLKKIPASRKKRLVILRWLVRKFEEKVTYTERQVNEIISQHHSDYATLRREMIGYQLMEREKGFYWRLPAALWKSENEIR from the coding sequence ATGAACAACAATAAATTAGAGAATTGGGAAGAAAAAGTACTGAATAATTATCTTGATGGTACGCAACTAAAGAAAATCCCTGCTTCTCGAAAAAAACGTTTAGTTATACTGAGGTGGTTAGTTAGAAAATTTGAAGAAAAAGTGACTTATACAGAACGCCAAGTCAACGAAATTATTTCTCAGCATCACTCAGACTACGCGACACTACGACGGGAAATGATCGGTTATCAACTTATGGAAAGAGAAAAGGGTTTCTACTGGCGATTACCGGCAGCACTGTGGAAGTCTGAGAATGAAATTAGATAA
- a CDS encoding RNA ligase family protein — protein MDVVSSDTTEWKSITYEKIPENLHQWQLTESDYWLFKKTDWVVTEKIHGANFGITTNGLEVRFARRKEFLQLGEDFFNYLSLRTKLAQQAKEIFWLLQPTTQLQRIYIYGELFGGEYPHPEVKAVPGVSVQAVQTGVYYSPKIEYYAFDIAILENQTSLEKTYLNYDHALDLFHQVGMMSAESLFIGKYEDAMAYSIEFESKIPETLGLPKLTFANKAEGIVIKPLKTIYLLTSKGNIRPVIKKKIPVFSEDSRFHQAKKWNFQQLPLDKGGLSI, from the coding sequence ATGGACGTAGTGAGTAGTGATACCACAGAGTGGAAATCTATCACCTATGAAAAAATACCAGAAAACCTTCATCAATGGCAACTGACAGAATCAGATTATTGGTTGTTTAAGAAAACAGATTGGGTAGTAACAGAAAAAATTCATGGTGCAAACTTTGGTATAACTACCAATGGATTAGAGGTACGTTTTGCCAGGAGAAAGGAATTTTTGCAGCTAGGAGAAGATTTTTTCAATTATTTATCTCTACGAACCAAACTAGCACAGCAAGCAAAAGAAATCTTCTGGCTTTTGCAGCCTACCACGCAGTTGCAGAGAATTTATATTTATGGAGAATTATTTGGTGGTGAGTATCCCCATCCAGAAGTAAAGGCTGTGCCTGGTGTTAGTGTGCAGGCTGTGCAAACAGGTGTTTATTATTCACCTAAAATAGAATATTATGCTTTTGATATAGCAATTTTAGAAAATCAAACATCTTTAGAAAAAACTTACTTAAATTATGACCATGCACTTGATTTATTTCATCAAGTAGGAATGATGAGTGCTGAATCATTATTCATTGGTAAATATGAAGATGCTATGGCATATTCCATCGAGTTTGAATCTAAAATTCCAGAGACTTTGGGTTTACCTAAGCTAACCTTTGCTAATAAAGCTGAAGGAATAGTTATTAAACCGTTAAAAACTATTTATTTACTAACCTCTAAAGGTAATATTCGTCCGGTAATTAAGAAAAAAATTCCTGTTTTTTCAGAAGATAGTCGCTTTCATCAAGCCAAAAAATGGAACTTTCAACAACTGCCGTTAGACAAGGGAGGCCTAAGTATATAA
- the miaB gene encoding tRNA (N6-isopentenyl adenosine(37)-C2)-methylthiotransferase MiaB has protein sequence MTTSRRHYHITTFGCQMNKADSERMAGILEDMGFEWSEDPNQADVILYNTCTIRDNAEQKVYSYLGRQAKRKHEQPDLTLIVAGCVAQQEGETLLRRVPELDLVMGPQHANRLKDLLQQVFDGNQVVATEPIHIIEDITKPRRDSKVTAWVNVIYGCNERCTYCVVPNVRGVEQSRTPEAIRAEMEELGRQGYKEVTLLGQNIDAYGRDLPGVTPEGRHQHTLTDLLYYVHDVPGVERIRFATSHPRYFTERLIRACAELPKVCEHFHIPFQSGDNEVLKRMARGYTHEKYRRIINTIRKYVPDAAISADAIVGFPTETEEQFENTLKLVADIGFDQLNTAAYSPRPGTPAAVWENQLSEEVKSDRLQRLNHLVATIAAERSQRYMGRLEEVLVEDQNPKDKTQVMGRTRTNRLTFFTGDINELKGKLVKVRISEVRAFSLTGEPVEVREVVSV, from the coding sequence ATGACCACTTCACGCCGCCATTATCACATAACTACTTTCGGTTGCCAAATGAATAAAGCTGACTCAGAGCGTATGGCTGGCATTTTAGAAGACATGGGCTTTGAGTGGTCAGAAGACCCAAATCAGGCAGATGTAATACTCTATAACACCTGCACTATCCGGGATAATGCAGAGCAAAAAGTATATTCTTATCTAGGTAGGCAAGCAAAGCGCAAGCACGAACAACCGGATTTAACATTAATTGTTGCTGGTTGTGTTGCTCAACAGGAGGGAGAAACCTTACTGCGGCGAGTACCAGAATTAGATTTAGTTATGGGGCCGCAACATGCCAACCGTCTGAAAGATTTGTTGCAACAAGTATTTGATGGCAATCAGGTTGTGGCCACAGAACCAATTCATATTATTGAGGATATTACCAAGCCACGCCGAGATAGTAAGGTAACGGCTTGGGTGAACGTGATTTACGGTTGCAACGAACGCTGTACTTATTGTGTAGTACCGAATGTCCGGGGTGTGGAACAGTCTCGGACACCAGAAGCAATTCGCGCCGAAATGGAGGAACTAGGGCGTCAGGGTTATAAGGAAGTTACACTCTTGGGTCAAAATATTGACGCCTACGGGCGGGATTTACCAGGAGTGACACCGGAAGGTCGTCACCAGCATACATTGACAGATTTGCTGTACTATGTACATGATGTTCCGGGAGTGGAAAGAATTAGATTTGCTACTAGTCATCCCCGTTATTTTACTGAGCGCTTGATCCGCGCTTGTGCAGAATTACCCAAAGTATGCGAACACTTCCACATTCCATTTCAATCTGGGGATAACGAAGTTTTAAAACGTATGGCACGGGGTTATACCCATGAAAAATATCGCCGAATTATCAATACAATCCGTAAGTATGTGCCAGATGCGGCGATTAGTGCTGATGCAATTGTTGGTTTTCCAACAGAAACAGAAGAACAGTTTGAGAATACTCTCAAATTAGTTGCGGATATTGGTTTTGACCAGTTGAATACTGCTGCTTATTCTCCCCGCCCAGGAACACCTGCCGCAGTTTGGGAAAATCAACTCAGTGAAGAGGTGAAAAGCGATCGCCTCCAAAGATTAAACCATTTAGTGGCAACAATCGCAGCCGAGCGATCGCAACGTTATATGGGACGCTTAGAAGAAGTGCTAGTAGAAGACCAAAACCCCAAAGACAAAACCCAAGTCATGGGACGTACCCGCACTAACCGTCTGACTTTCTTTACTGGTGACATCAACGAACTCAAAGGTAAGTTAGTGAAGGTAAGAATCAGCGAAGTTCGGGCTTTTAGTTTGACGGGTGAACCAGTGGAGGTACGGGAGGTGGTATCAGTTTGA
- a CDS encoding D-alanine--D-alanine ligase family protein, whose amino-acid sequence MTKLRVGLLFGGCSGEHEVSITSARAIAKALSSGQNTSKYEILPFYIQKDGRWLAGDTPQQVLASGKPLSLPNSETGNQLVSASSQSLSRWQSPPQVGEVNVWFPILHGPNGEDGTVQGLLTLMQVPFVGSGVLGSALGMDKIAMKMVFAQAGLPQVKYKAVNRFQIWSNPCVFPKLCDDIELTLGYPCFIKPANLGSSVGIAKVRSRQELEAALDNAASYDRRIIVEAAVVARELECAVLGNDQPKASVVGEITYKSEFYDYETKYTEGKADLIIPAAVPNAVTQQIQEMALQAFAAVDAAGLARVDFFYVEATGEVLINEINTLPGFTATSMYPLLWQHSGVSFPELVDQLIQLAVARFSPVEVAGSN is encoded by the coding sequence ATGACAAAGTTGCGGGTAGGGTTGCTGTTTGGTGGTTGTTCCGGAGAACATGAGGTATCGATCACCTCAGCAAGAGCGATCGCAAAAGCATTGAGTTCAGGGCAAAATACCAGTAAGTATGAAATCTTGCCTTTTTACATTCAAAAAGATGGACGCTGGTTGGCAGGAGATACACCGCAACAAGTCTTAGCTTCAGGAAAACCACTGTCATTGCCTAACTCTGAAACTGGTAATCAATTAGTTAGCGCTAGTTCCCAATCTCTCAGTCGTTGGCAATCTCCTCCACAAGTTGGGGAAGTCAATGTTTGGTTTCCGATTCTGCATGGGCCCAACGGGGAAGATGGTACAGTGCAGGGTTTACTGACTTTAATGCAAGTGCCTTTTGTGGGTTCTGGAGTGTTAGGTTCAGCACTGGGAATGGATAAAATAGCTATGAAAATGGTTTTTGCCCAAGCTGGATTGCCACAAGTCAAATACAAAGCGGTGAACCGTTTCCAAATTTGGTCAAATCCTTGTGTTTTTCCCAAACTTTGTGATGACATTGAATTAACTTTGGGTTATCCCTGTTTCATCAAACCTGCAAATTTAGGTTCATCGGTGGGAATTGCCAAGGTGCGATCGCGTCAAGAATTAGAAGCAGCATTGGATAATGCAGCCAGTTATGATCGCCGCATCATTGTAGAAGCAGCAGTTGTTGCCAGAGAATTAGAATGTGCTGTTTTAGGAAACGATCAACCTAAAGCTTCAGTAGTAGGTGAAATTACCTATAAAAGTGAATTTTATGATTATGAAACTAAATATACAGAAGGTAAAGCAGATTTAATTATTCCCGCAGCAGTGCCAAATGCTGTGACTCAGCAAATTCAGGAAATGGCTTTACAAGCTTTTGCGGCTGTTGACGCTGCGGGATTGGCAAGAGTAGACTTTTTCTATGTAGAAGCAACAGGCGAAGTACTGATTAACGAGATTAACACCCTACCCGGCTTTACAGCCACAAGTATGTATCCCCTACTTTGGCAACACAGTGGTGTTTCATTCCCAGAACTAGTTGATCAATTAATTCAACTAGCTGTTGCAAGGTTCTCTCCTGTAGAAGTAGCAGGATCGAATTAG
- a CDS encoding alpha/beta hydrolase produces MKDWWQVTFPKGRQSITISDAHGYPVQIAYGEIGTGRPIFFLHGMGSWSYNWRHSIQPLSKYFRVICFDAKGYGFSEKPLLRREHSGHQVIEFERIIQSLSDEPVAIVAESLGGLIALALAQEYPQLIARLVVVNVPIFAESLPHWGMSLLAQTPLEVIQAIDTLALANLLAPLVREVMAIERRRVLFDPSVLTQEDVYWITYPYTQLRGTLTKVAEEVQIAVQEIENLKANKPNLLSKIQNNLSSIHCPTLILWGKQDSWFPATHGEKLHQHLPNSRLEILPNCCHDASTGASKVLNAAILEFLQDTQFC; encoded by the coding sequence ATGAAAGATTGGTGGCAAGTTACTTTTCCCAAAGGGCGACAAAGTATTACAATTTCTGATGCTCATGGTTATCCTGTACAGATTGCTTATGGAGAAATAGGTACTGGTAGACCTATATTTTTTTTACATGGCATGGGTAGCTGGAGTTATAATTGGCGTCACAGTATTCAGCCTTTATCTAAATACTTTCGGGTAATTTGTTTTGATGCCAAAGGGTATGGATTTTCCGAAAAACCATTGTTACGCAGAGAACACAGTGGTCATCAAGTCATAGAATTTGAGCGAATAATTCAATCACTAAGTGATGAGCCTGTGGCAATTGTGGCAGAATCTTTAGGTGGATTAATTGCCCTGGCTTTAGCTCAAGAATATCCGCAACTAATAGCACGGTTAGTAGTAGTAAATGTACCAATTTTTGCCGAAAGTCTTCCCCATTGGGGCATGTCACTGCTTGCTCAAACTCCTTTAGAAGTTATACAAGCGATCGACACATTAGCTTTAGCAAATTTACTAGCTCCATTGGTAAGAGAAGTAATGGCAATAGAACGGCGTCGGGTACTGTTTGATCCATCTGTTTTAACACAGGAAGATGTTTACTGGATAACTTATCCATACACTCAACTCAGGGGTACTCTCACCAAAGTAGCCGAAGAGGTACAAATAGCAGTACAGGAAATTGAGAACCTAAAAGCCAATAAACCCAATTTGTTGAGTAAAATCCAAAATAATCTTAGTTCTATCCACTGTCCGACATTAATTCTATGGGGAAAACAAGATAGTTGGTTTCCTGCTACTCATGGAGAAAAATTGCATCAACACCTGCCTAATTCTAGGTTAGAAATTCTGCCTAACTGCTGTCATGATGCTTCCACTGGTGCTTCCAAAGTCCTAAATGCAGCAATCCTAGAATTTTTGCAGGATACACAATTCTGTTAG
- a CDS encoding DUF4112 domain-containing protein, which produces MSQPSRRFSTIDPEAKAPTLKRLRQLSRLLDKAIVIPGTSVGIGLDPILGLIPVGGDFLGVMLSAYIILESARLGVPARTLGRMVFNIIIDGLVGAAPVLGDLFDFAWTANERNVRLLEEYLKFPSQNQSANKWFVFAVLIGLLFVAIVLVALPVIIMRLLWGALTGS; this is translated from the coding sequence ATGTCTCAGCCATCTCGTCGGTTTTCCACTATTGATCCTGAAGCTAAAGCACCTACTCTCAAGCGTCTACGTCAGCTTAGTCGCCTGCTAGATAAAGCCATCGTTATTCCTGGAACAAGTGTTGGCATTGGTTTAGATCCAATTTTAGGACTTATACCCGTTGGTGGTGATTTTTTAGGTGTCATGCTTTCTGCTTACATTATCCTAGAATCAGCACGCCTGGGTGTGCCAGCAAGAACTTTAGGCAGAATGGTGTTTAATATCATCATTGATGGTTTGGTGGGTGCTGCGCCAGTATTGGGAGATTTGTTTGACTTTGCTTGGACAGCAAACGAGCGTAATGTCAGACTGCTAGAAGAATATTTAAAGTTTCCTAGTCAAAATCAAAGTGCTAATAAGTGGTTTGTATTCGCAGTTTTGATTGGACTACTGTTTGTTGCCATTGTATTAGTAGCATTGCCTGTGATAATAATGAGACTGCTGTGGGGAGCCTTAACCGGTAGTTAA
- the ribH gene encoding 6,7-dimethyl-8-ribityllumazine synthase: protein MAVFEGTFTQTEPLRFALVIGRFNDLVTTKLLEGCQDCLKRHGVDVDPHGSQVDYVWVPGSFEVPVVARQLALSGRYDAIICMGAVIRGQTPHFDYVSSEVAKGIAAASFQTGVPVVFGILTTDTMQQALERAGIKSNHGWDYAMSALEMGSLMRQLRSNLAQPYAGNSQSLPASLKSASVGELSASGEEVG from the coding sequence ATGGCAGTTTTCGAGGGAACTTTTACGCAGACAGAACCTTTGCGGTTTGCATTGGTAATTGGACGATTCAATGATCTAGTTACCACAAAGCTACTAGAGGGGTGTCAAGATTGCTTAAAACGCCACGGTGTCGATGTTGATCCTCATGGTTCTCAAGTAGATTATGTTTGGGTTCCAGGGAGTTTTGAAGTTCCAGTAGTAGCGCGCCAACTTGCTCTTTCAGGACGCTACGACGCCATCATTTGTATGGGTGCTGTCATCCGAGGACAAACACCTCATTTTGATTATGTTTCCTCTGAGGTGGCAAAAGGTATTGCTGCTGCTTCCTTTCAAACTGGTGTACCAGTAGTTTTTGGCATCTTAACAACTGATACCATGCAACAAGCTTTAGAACGGGCTGGTATTAAAAGTAATCATGGCTGGGACTATGCTATGTCAGCGCTAGAAATGGGTAGCCTGATGCGTCAGTTGCGTTCTAACCTAGCTCAGCCATACGCTGGCAATTCTCAATCCTTACCTGCTTCGCTCAAAAGTGCCAGTGTAGGTGAACTTTCGGCATCTGGGGAAGAAGTGGGTTAA
- the psbZ gene encoding photosystem II reaction center protein PsbZ has product MSIIFQIALLALVLVSFAMVIGVPVAYATPQNWNESKKLLWLGSGAWIGLVILVALLSFFVV; this is encoded by the coding sequence ATGAGTATTATATTCCAAATTGCTTTGTTAGCTCTGGTACTTGTGTCTTTTGCAATGGTGATTGGCGTTCCTGTTGCTTATGCCACTCCCCAAAACTGGAATGAGTCGAAAAAATTGCTGTGGCTTGGTTCTGGTGCTTGGATTGGCTTAGTAATTTTAGTTGCACTCTTGAGCTTTTTCGTAGTTTAA